In Sphingomonas psychrotolerans, the following proteins share a genomic window:
- a CDS encoding heme exporter protein CcmB — MSPFTAIVWRELRRAWSSGGLLMPIAFFLLVAILFPFAIGPDGKLLARVGGGVIWAAALLAALLPVERLVTPDVESGVLDQFAARGLSDAGVAAAKMVGHWLGFAPALLAATMIAAALLHLPAPALLPLLAGLAIGTPGLAALGIATAALVAGLRGAGALAGLVMLPFAVPLLIFGAGTGSDQPGAFKLLAAVSLLLVAGCPFVAGAAIRMGRS; from the coding sequence GTGAGCCCCTTCACCGCCATCGTCTGGCGCGAGTTGCGGCGGGCGTGGAGCAGCGGCGGGCTGCTGATGCCGATCGCCTTCTTCCTGCTCGTCGCGATCCTGTTTCCCTTCGCGATCGGCCCCGACGGCAAATTGCTGGCGCGGGTGGGCGGCGGGGTGATCTGGGCGGCGGCGTTGCTCGCGGCATTGCTCCCCGTCGAACGACTGGTGACCCCCGACGTCGAAAGCGGGGTGCTCGATCAGTTCGCTGCGCGTGGGCTTTCCGATGCGGGAGTGGCCGCCGCGAAGATGGTCGGTCACTGGCTTGGCTTCGCGCCGGCATTGCTCGCCGCGACAATGATCGCCGCGGCACTTCTGCACTTGCCTGCCCCCGCGTTGTTGCCGCTGCTCGCGGGCCTCGCGATCGGAACGCCGGGGCTGGCCGCGCTCGGAATCGCCACTGCGGCTCTGGTCGCGGGCCTGCGCGGCGCGGGCGCCCTGGCGGGACTGGTGATGCTCCCGTTTGCAGTGCCGCTGCTGATCTTCGGCGCGGGCACAGGCAGCGACCAGCCCGGCGCCTTCAAGCTGCTCGCCGCGGTGAGTCTGCTATTGGTAGCGGGCTGCCCGTTCGTCGCCGGCGCGGCGATCCGGATGGGCCGGAGCTAA
- a CDS encoding SDR family oxidoreductase, translating to MAGEKAIFITGGASGIGQAVAKLFAARGWRVGLADINTAGLAATRAMLPAGMATTHVVDVRDRGQWREALAAFTEASGGRLDVLFNNAGIAVGGALAGATDDEIDRIVGINLVGVINGARAAYPMLKATPGSALVNTASAAAIYGSSGLGLYAAVKFGVRGLSEALDAEWAADGIKVRVVMPSFIDTPLLDSNVSGTNHTARDSVRAAGLEFTPVDQVAEEIWNGIQRDKVHIIIGKTARRLAFAARWMPGALRKQMRRGAIR from the coding sequence ATGGCAGGCGAGAAGGCGATCTTCATCACCGGCGGGGCGTCGGGAATCGGCCAGGCAGTCGCGAAGCTGTTCGCCGCGCGCGGATGGCGAGTCGGACTCGCCGACATCAACACCGCCGGGCTCGCGGCGACCCGGGCTATGCTTCCCGCCGGCATGGCGACCACCCACGTTGTGGACGTGCGCGACCGCGGCCAATGGCGCGAGGCACTGGCGGCGTTCACCGAAGCCAGCGGCGGGCGGCTCGACGTGCTGTTCAACAACGCCGGGATCGCCGTCGGCGGAGCGCTCGCCGGGGCGACCGACGACGAGATCGATCGCATCGTCGGGATCAATCTGGTCGGGGTGATCAACGGCGCGCGCGCGGCCTATCCCATGCTGAAGGCGACCCCGGGCTCGGCACTGGTCAACACCGCGTCCGCCGCCGCGATCTACGGATCGAGCGGGCTCGGCCTTTATGCTGCGGTCAAGTTTGGGGTCCGTGGGCTTTCGGAAGCGCTCGACGCCGAATGGGCCGCCGACGGGATCAAGGTGCGGGTGGTGATGCCGAGCTTCATCGACACGCCTTTGCTCGATTCGAACGTCTCGGGCACCAACCACACCGCGCGCGATTCGGTGCGCGCCGCAGGGCTCGAGTTCACGCCGGTCGATCAGGTTGCCGAGGAGATCTGGAACGGCATCCAGCGCGACAAGGTCCATATCATCATCGGCAAGACCGCGCGCCGCCTCGCCTTCGCGGCACGCTGGATGCCGGGGGCGCTGCGCAAGCAAATGCGGCGCGGCGCGATTCGCTAG
- a CDS encoding SURF1 family cytochrome oxidase biogenesis protein, whose protein sequence is MTRRVPLIPTVVVALAVAAMIGLGLWQLVIRKPQKEAALAQLAANPGKPEIAFPRLPDDRLLFRKASGYCVQPVSSRLTGAGSAGFRFIVECRTGGGEGPGMLVQLGTTRDPMAKPVWKGGAVRGTISHAPDGRSMLASLFDRAPKRLLLVADTPAPGLVPNAAPDLSSVPNNHLAYGVQWFLFAAVASVIYILALRWRGRKAP, encoded by the coding sequence ATGACCCGCCGTGTTCCCCTGATCCCCACCGTCGTCGTCGCGCTCGCCGTCGCGGCGATGATCGGGCTCGGGCTGTGGCAGCTGGTGATCCGCAAGCCGCAGAAAGAGGCGGCGCTCGCGCAGCTCGCCGCCAACCCAGGCAAGCCGGAGATCGCCTTCCCCCGGCTCCCCGACGACCGGCTGCTGTTCCGCAAGGCGAGCGGCTATTGTGTGCAGCCGGTGTCAAGCAGGCTCACCGGGGCGGGGAGCGCCGGCTTCCGCTTCATCGTCGAATGCCGCACCGGCGGAGGCGAAGGTCCGGGGATGCTGGTCCAGCTCGGCACAACCCGCGATCCGATGGCGAAGCCGGTGTGGAAGGGCGGCGCGGTGCGCGGGACGATCAGCCATGCGCCCGACGGCCGTTCGATGCTGGCGTCGCTGTTCGATCGCGCGCCGAAGCGGCTGCTGCTGGTGGCGGATACGCCTGCGCCAGGGCTCGTCCCCAACGCTGCGCCCGACCTGTCGTCGGTGCCTAACAACCATCTGGCGTACGGCGTGCAATGGTTCCTGTTCGCGGCGGTGGCGAGTGTGATCTACATTCTCGCGCTGCGCTGGCGGGGGCGCAAGGCGCCATAG
- a CDS encoding cytochrome c oxidase subunit 3, translating into MAGAKNHQYHILPPSVWPLFGAMSALVLAAGAIMWMHPKEVGSSGTLVFFAGVAGILITFFGWWADVIKEAHAGDHTPIVQLHLRYGMILFIASEVMFFVGWFWAWFDFALFPSTVEAVGGTWPPKGMHVFDAFQLPLLNTLILLCSGCTVTWAHHGLLHNQRGGAMKGLWGLIGVGENDSVKKGLWLTVILGLSFTALQAVEYMEAPFPFKAASEHGSSYGGAFFMATGFHGFHVLVGTIFLIVNLVRVYKGHFTPRQHFGFEAAAWYWHFVDVVWLFLFASIYVWGGWGAPVHG; encoded by the coding sequence TCCGCGCTGGTGCTGGCCGCGGGTGCCATCATGTGGATGCACCCCAAGGAAGTTGGCTCGAGCGGGACTCTCGTGTTCTTCGCCGGCGTCGCGGGCATCCTGATCACGTTCTTCGGCTGGTGGGCCGACGTGATCAAGGAAGCGCATGCCGGCGATCACACCCCGATCGTCCAACTCCACCTGCGCTACGGCATGATCCTGTTCATCGCCTCCGAAGTGATGTTCTTCGTCGGCTGGTTCTGGGCATGGTTCGATTTCGCGCTCTTCCCCTCGACGGTTGAGGCGGTAGGTGGGACGTGGCCGCCCAAGGGTATGCACGTGTTCGACGCGTTCCAGCTGCCGCTGCTCAACACGCTGATCCTGCTCTGCTCGGGCTGCACCGTGACGTGGGCGCATCACGGCCTGCTCCACAATCAGCGCGGCGGCGCGATGAAGGGCCTGTGGGGTCTGATCGGCGTCGGCGAGAATGATTCGGTGAAGAAGGGGCTGTGGCTCACCGTGATCCTCGGCCTCAGTTTCACCGCGCTGCAGGCGGTCGAGTATATGGAGGCACCGTTCCCGTTCAAGGCGGCGAGCGAGCATGGCAGCAGCTATGGCGGCGCCTTCTTCATGGCGACCGGCTTCCATGGCTTCCACGTGCTGGTCGGCACGATCTTCCTGATCGTCAACCTCGTGCGCGTCTATAAGGGCCACTTCACTCCGCGGCAGCATTTCGGCTTCGAGGCCGCCGCCTGGTATTGGCACTTCGTCGACGTGGTCTGGCTGTTCCTCTTCGCCTCGATCTACGTCTGGGGCGGCTGGGGTGCGCCGGTGCACGGCTGA
- a CDS encoding metallopeptidase family protein yields the protein MSGQAASHAPDAARIEALAREALARIPSPFAEHLADVVLIVEEFADDETLDVMGIEDPFELTGLYHGRPIGEKSAFDSGALPDRIHLYRRAILDEWSDTGVSLEALVSHIVVHEVGHHFGLSDDDMHALEDAAG from the coding sequence ATGAGCGGGCAAGCGGCTTCCCACGCGCCGGACGCAGCAAGGATCGAGGCGCTGGCCCGCGAGGCGCTGGCGCGTATCCCGTCGCCCTTTGCCGAGCACCTCGCCGACGTGGTGCTGATCGTCGAGGAATTCGCCGACGACGAGACGCTCGATGTAATGGGGATCGAGGACCCGTTCGAACTGACCGGCCTCTATCACGGCCGCCCGATCGGCGAGAAATCCGCCTTCGACTCCGGAGCCTTGCCCGATCGCATCCACCTTTATCGTCGCGCGATTCTCGACGAATGGAGTGATACGGGGGTGAGCCTTGAGGCGCTGGTCAGCCATATCGTGGTGCACGAGGTCGGGCATCATTTCGGGTTGTCCGACGACGACATGCACGCGCTGGAAGACGCCGCCGGGTGA
- the thrC gene encoding threonine synthase, producing the protein MRYQSTRGAAPLLGFRDVTLAGLASDGGLYVPEIWPSLTRDEIAGLAGLSYVETAVRVMLPFVGPDLSEDELRDLCTQAYGRFSHAAVTPLVQLDHQHWLLELFHGPTLAFKDVALQLLGLLFEKFLAGGATHLTIVGATSGDTGSAAIDAVAGRIGVDIFMLHPKGRVSEVQRRQMTTVLAPNVHNIAIEGSFDDAQALVKAMFNDAVFSGRFQVTAVNSINWARLMAQVVYYFYAAIRLGAPEKAVAFSVPTGNFGDVFAGYVAAKMGLPVAKLIVATNVNDILHRALSSGDYSTGTVTPTAAPSMDIQVSSNFERLLADLAGGSIADQMRGFEAARAMRLTNAQREGAAGLFVSDRIDSDAMSEAMRWAHAEAGQVLDPHSAIGLAAARRAGLPADVPMVTLATAHPAKFADAVERATGLRPSVPARVGDLHERQERYDVLPATFEAVTAYIAERATPKA; encoded by the coding sequence ATGCGCTACCAAAGCACCCGAGGCGCCGCGCCCCTGCTCGGCTTTCGCGACGTCACGCTCGCCGGACTGGCGAGCGATGGCGGGCTCTACGTCCCCGAGATCTGGCCGAGCCTCACCCGCGACGAGATCGCCGGGCTCGCCGGCCTATCCTATGTCGAGACCGCCGTCCGGGTGATGCTGCCGTTCGTCGGCCCGGACCTGTCCGAGGACGAACTACGCGATCTGTGCACCCAGGCCTATGGGCGCTTCTCGCACGCCGCGGTTACCCCGCTGGTCCAGCTCGATCACCAGCATTGGTTGCTCGAATTGTTCCATGGACCCACGCTCGCGTTCAAGGACGTCGCGCTCCAACTGCTCGGGCTGTTGTTCGAGAAATTCCTAGCGGGCGGCGCGACGCATCTCACCATCGTCGGCGCGACTTCGGGCGACACCGGCAGCGCCGCGATCGACGCAGTGGCCGGACGTATCGGCGTCGATATCTTCATGCTCCACCCCAAGGGCCGGGTTTCCGAGGTCCAGCGCCGCCAGATGACCACGGTGCTGGCGCCCAACGTCCACAACATCGCGATCGAAGGCAGCTTCGACGATGCCCAGGCGCTGGTGAAGGCGATGTTCAACGACGCGGTTTTCTCCGGGCGTTTCCAGGTGACCGCGGTCAATTCGATCAACTGGGCCCGGCTGATGGCGCAGGTGGTCTATTATTTCTACGCCGCGATCCGGCTCGGCGCGCCCGAGAAGGCGGTCGCCTTCTCGGTGCCCACCGGCAATTTCGGCGATGTGTTCGCGGGCTATGTCGCGGCGAAGATGGGGTTGCCGGTAGCGAAGCTGATCGTCGCGACTAACGTCAACGACATCCTTCACCGCGCGCTTTCCTCGGGCGATTACTCGACCGGAACGGTAACGCCCACTGCGGCTCCGTCGATGGACATCCAGGTCAGCTCGAATTTCGAGCGGCTGCTTGCCGATCTCGCCGGCGGGTCCATTGCCGATCAGATGCGCGGCTTCGAGGCGGCCCGGGCGATGCGGCTGACCAATGCCCAGCGCGAAGGCGCGGCCGGGCTGTTCGTCAGCGATCGAATCGATTCGGATGCGATGAGCGAAGCGATGCGCTGGGCTCATGCCGAAGCGGGGCAGGTGCTCGATCCGCACAGCGCGATCGGCCTTGCCGCCGCACGTCGCGCCGGGCTGCCGGCGGACGTGCCCATGGTGACGCTCGCCACTGCGCATCCTGCCAAGTTCGCCGACGCAGTCGAGCGCGCTACCGGTTTGCGCCCTTCGGTGCCGGCACGCGTGGGCGACTTGCACGAGCGTCAGGAGCGCTACGACGTGCTTCCCGCCACCTTCGAGGCGGTGACTGCCTATATCGCCGAGCGCGCAACGCCCAAGGCCTGA
- a CDS encoding DUF983 domain-containing protein has product MFRNFVAFADICPDCELDYRAFNVGDGPVVFLTLGIGALITALALWVEFSFEPGLLIHVLLWVPLTLLLTVLALRVAKGLLLALEYRHRAREGRIASDE; this is encoded by the coding sequence TTGTTCCGCAACTTCGTGGCCTTCGCCGATATCTGCCCGGACTGCGAGCTCGACTATCGCGCTTTCAACGTCGGCGACGGTCCGGTAGTGTTCCTCACACTCGGCATCGGCGCGCTGATCACCGCTTTGGCTTTGTGGGTGGAATTTTCTTTCGAACCCGGGCTGCTGATCCACGTCCTGCTGTGGGTCCCGCTGACCCTGCTTCTCACCGTGCTGGCGCTCCGCGTCGCCAAGGGTTTGCTGCTCGCGCTCGAATACCGCCACCGCGCCCGCGAAGGTCGGATCGCCTCGGACGAATGA
- a CDS encoding 4a-hydroxytetrahydrobiopterin dehydratase, which translates to MVARLTEGHRRESLAAIPDWNWDEARDAITRRVTFKDFNEAFGFMARVALIAEKADHHPEWSNVWNRVEILLTTHDAGGLSQRDIVMAQAIDALL; encoded by the coding sequence ATGGTGGCACGGCTGACCGAGGGGCACAGGCGCGAGTCGCTTGCTGCGATCCCGGACTGGAATTGGGACGAAGCCCGCGACGCGATCACGCGGCGCGTCACCTTCAAGGATTTCAACGAGGCGTTTGGTTTCATGGCGCGTGTCGCGCTGATCGCCGAGAAGGCCGACCACCATCCCGAATGGTCGAACGTGTGGAACCGGGTGGAAATCTTGCTCACCACCCACGACGCCGGTGGCCTTTCCCAGCGCGACATCGTGATGGCGCAGGCGATTGACGCGTTGCTCTAG
- a CDS encoding glycine betaine ABC transporter substrate-binding protein, translating into MSQAFSRVPELLAQHLLLAFSALLLGLVVSLPLAVLSSRNRSVARVALGFASLVQTIPSLALLALFYPILLWLSALVGGGIPALGFLPSLLALSLYALLPILRNGVTGLANIDPAVIEAADGMGMTRNQKLWLVEAPLVAPVLMAGIRTAAVWTIGAATLSTTVGQPSLGDLIFAGLQTQNWTLVLAGCVAAAVLALAVDALLGLAERGIARRKRGLTWASLATLAIAAMVALAPAWPAARGTVTVGAKGFSEQYILARLIGHRLEAAGYQVRYREGLGSAVAFGALTTGDIDIYVDYSGTIWTNQMQRADVPPRAAIVAGVAKWAKATHGVTLLGSLGFENAYAFAMRGDDAKRRGITSLSDLALQARDLDFATDIEFLERPEWAAVRRAYGLSFKSARPYQPTFMYRALASGEADVIPAFSSDGRIAADRLTILQDPKGAIPGYDAILLLAPKRAGDARFQAALRPLIGAIPVEKMREANYLVDRDADKKSPDEAAKWLASGLRR; encoded by the coding sequence ATGAGCCAAGCCTTCTCCCGCGTTCCCGAATTGCTCGCGCAGCATCTGCTGCTGGCCTTTTCAGCGCTGCTGCTCGGGTTGGTCGTCAGCCTGCCGCTGGCAGTGCTGTCGTCGCGCAACCGGTCGGTGGCGCGAGTCGCGCTCGGCTTCGCCAGCCTCGTCCAGACCATTCCGAGCCTCGCGCTGCTCGCATTGTTCTACCCGATCCTGTTGTGGCTCTCGGCACTGGTCGGCGGTGGCATCCCGGCGCTCGGCTTCCTGCCCTCGCTGCTCGCTTTGTCGCTCTATGCGCTGCTGCCTATCCTTCGGAACGGTGTCACCGGGCTGGCCAATATCGATCCCGCGGTGATCGAGGCGGCCGACGGCATGGGGATGACCCGAAACCAGAAATTGTGGCTGGTCGAGGCGCCTTTGGTGGCCCCGGTGCTGATGGCGGGCATCCGCACCGCCGCAGTTTGGACGATCGGCGCGGCGACGCTGTCGACCACGGTCGGCCAGCCGAGCCTCGGGGACCTGATCTTTGCGGGCTTGCAGACGCAGAACTGGACGCTGGTACTGGCCGGCTGCGTCGCTGCGGCAGTGCTGGCACTCGCAGTCGACGCTTTGCTCGGACTCGCCGAGCGCGGCATCGCCCGGCGCAAGCGCGGGCTGACCTGGGCCAGTCTCGCCACGCTCGCGATTGCCGCAATGGTGGCGCTGGCACCGGCATGGCCGGCGGCACGGGGCACGGTGACGGTGGGCGCCAAGGGCTTCTCCGAGCAATATATCCTCGCTCGACTGATCGGCCATCGGCTCGAGGCCGCAGGGTACCAGGTGCGGTACCGCGAGGGCCTCGGCTCGGCGGTCGCTTTCGGCGCGCTCACGACGGGCGATATCGATATCTATGTCGATTATTCGGGGACGATCTGGACCAACCAGATGCAACGCGCCGACGTTCCGCCGCGCGCGGCGATCGTCGCGGGTGTCGCCAAATGGGCGAAGGCGACGCACGGGGTGACCTTGCTCGGATCGCTGGGGTTCGAGAATGCCTATGCCTTCGCGATGCGCGGCGACGACGCGAAACGGCGCGGGATAACCAGCCTGAGCGATCTCGCGCTGCAAGCCCGGGACCTCGATTTCGCCACCGATATCGAGTTCCTCGAGCGCCCCGAATGGGCCGCGGTGCGCCGTGCCTATGGCCTGAGCTTCAAGTCGGCACGGCCCTATCAGCCGACCTTCATGTACCGCGCACTGGCGAGCGGCGAGGCCGATGTGATTCCGGCTTTCTCCTCGGATGGGCGCATCGCTGCCGATCGCCTCACCATCCTGCAGGATCCCAAGGGCGCGATCCCCGGCTATGACGCGATCCTGCTGCTCGCCCCCAAGCGTGCCGGCGACGCGCGGTTTCAGGCGGCGCTCCGCCCGCTGATCGGCGCGATTCCGGTCGAAAAAATGCGCGAGGCCAACTACCTGGTCGATCGCGATGCCGACAAGAAAAGCCCCGACGAAGCCGCGAAATGGCTGGCAAGTGGACTCAGGCGCTGA
- a CDS encoding ATP-binding cassette domain-containing protein: MPEQTRSVTYKNVSKVYAGGVKAVDDVSLEIAGGSFVALVGASGSGKSTLLKTVNRLIEPSAGEVRIGGMPVSAEPAHLLRRRIGYVFQNIGLFRHMSVAQNVAIGLRLAGERDTAARVAELLALVELAPELAERTPDALSGGQRQRVGVARALACRPGLLLMDEPFGALDPVTRDGLGKAIRALHDRMALTTILVTHDMVEALLLADRVLVMAAGRIVADGTPRELLSGRAGPAADALIAVPREQAHRLAELET, from the coding sequence ATGCCAGAGCAAACGCGCAGCGTTACCTACAAAAATGTCAGCAAGGTCTATGCGGGCGGAGTGAAGGCCGTCGACGACGTGTCGCTGGAGATCGCCGGCGGCAGTTTCGTGGCGCTGGTCGGCGCCTCCGGATCGGGCAAGTCGACCTTGCTCAAGACAGTCAACCGGCTGATCGAACCGAGCGCGGGCGAAGTGCGGATCGGCGGCATGCCGGTAAGCGCGGAGCCGGCCCACCTGCTGCGTCGGCGGATCGGCTATGTCTTCCAGAATATCGGGCTCTTCCGGCATATGAGCGTGGCGCAGAACGTCGCGATCGGGCTGCGGCTGGCGGGCGAGCGCGACACGGCCGCACGGGTGGCGGAGCTGCTCGCATTGGTCGAACTCGCGCCGGAACTGGCGGAGCGCACACCCGATGCGCTGTCGGGTGGCCAGCGCCAGCGCGTCGGCGTGGCGCGCGCGCTCGCCTGCCGGCCCGGGCTGCTGCTGATGGACGAGCCGTTCGGCGCGCTCGACCCGGTGACCCGGGACGGACTCGGCAAGGCGATACGCGCGCTGCACGACCGGATGGCGCTCACCACGATCCTCGTCACCCACGACATGGTCGAGGCACTGCTCCTCGCCGATCGCGTGCTGGTAATGGCGGCGGGTCGGATCGTCGCGGACGGCACGCCGCGCGAATTGCTGTCGGGCAGGGCGGGCCCCGCGGCCGACGCACTGATCGCAGTGCCGCGCGAACAGGCGCACCGGCTGGCGGAGCTGGAGACGTGA
- the ccmA gene encoding heme ABC exporter ATP-binding protein CcmA: MSAGLAFADVACVRGGRLLFEGLRFALGPGDAALVTGPNGTGKSSLIRIAAGLLPAAAGRVTGKGARALLAETAALDPELALAAALRFWARIDGRAMAVEAALAAVDLEQLAQVPVRLLSTGQRRRAAFARILASGAPVWLLDEPANGLDTQSAQVLEQLIADHRGCGGIALVATHLPIALPHAQEVRL; encoded by the coding sequence GTGAGCGCCGGCCTCGCCTTCGCCGACGTTGCATGCGTTCGCGGCGGACGATTGCTGTTCGAAGGGCTGCGCTTCGCGCTGGGACCCGGCGACGCGGCATTGGTCACCGGACCCAACGGTACCGGCAAATCGAGCCTGATCCGCATCGCCGCGGGGTTGCTCCCGGCCGCAGCGGGGCGCGTGACCGGCAAAGGAGCGCGCGCCTTGCTCGCCGAGACCGCGGCGCTCGATCCCGAACTAGCGCTCGCCGCGGCTTTGCGCTTCTGGGCGCGTATCGACGGGCGCGCCATGGCGGTCGAAGCGGCGCTTGCTGCAGTCGACCTCGAACAACTCGCGCAGGTGCCGGTGCGGCTGCTGTCGACCGGGCAGCGCCGACGCGCCGCCTTTGCCCGAATTCTGGCGAGCGGCGCACCGGTCTGGCTGCTCGACGAACCCGCCAACGGACTCGATACGCAATCGGCGCAAGTTCTGGAGCAGCTGATCGCCGATCATCGAGGCTGCGGCGGGATCGCGTTGGTGGCGACGCATTTGCCGATCGCGCTGCCGCACGCGCAGGAAGTGCGGCTGTGA
- a CDS encoding class I SAM-dependent methyltransferase, producing MDLITLTGEPWADYGLIDSGHGRKLERYGKYRFIRPEPQAMWAPAADWDAHGEFLPGSDEEGGGRWMFHQPTPREGWPLAWEEVRFTAQTTPFRHLGFFPDMAPVWRWMRGQIADKPEAECMNLFGYTGVGTLALAAKGARMTHVDASKKSVAEGKANAALSGMEDLPIRWMIDDAGKFVAREVRRGRRYDGIILDPPKWGRGPNGEVWKLEEGLPALIADTRKLLDAESRFLFLTVYAVRMSALAIGELVRQHFADLGGKVEAGELTVREEARGLELPTAIFARWSR from the coding sequence ATGGATCTCATCACTCTCACCGGCGAGCCTTGGGCCGATTACGGGCTGATCGACTCTGGCCACGGCCGCAAACTCGAGCGCTACGGCAAATACCGTTTCATCCGGCCCGAGCCGCAGGCGATGTGGGCGCCCGCCGCCGATTGGGATGCGCATGGCGAGTTCCTTCCCGGATCGGACGAGGAGGGCGGCGGCCGTTGGATGTTTCATCAGCCGACCCCGCGCGAAGGCTGGCCGCTCGCTTGGGAAGAAGTCCGCTTCACTGCCCAGACCACGCCATTCCGCCATCTCGGCTTCTTCCCCGATATGGCGCCGGTGTGGCGCTGGATGCGGGGGCAGATCGCCGACAAGCCCGAGGCCGAATGCATGAACCTGTTCGGCTATACGGGCGTCGGTACGCTGGCGCTGGCGGCCAAGGGCGCGCGGATGACGCATGTCGACGCGTCGAAGAAATCGGTCGCCGAGGGCAAGGCCAATGCCGCGCTCTCCGGGATGGAGGATTTGCCGATCCGCTGGATGATCGACGACGCGGGCAAATTCGTCGCCCGCGAGGTACGCCGCGGCCGGCGCTATGACGGGATCATCCTGGATCCGCCCAAATGGGGGAGGGGGCCAAACGGCGAGGTGTGGAAGCTCGAGGAAGGGCTGCCCGCGCTGATCGCCGATACCCGCAAGCTGCTCGATGCCGAGTCGCGCTTTTTGTTCCTGACGGTCTACGCAGTGCGCATGTCGGCGCTGGCGATCGGCGAGCTGGTCCGCCAGCATTTCGCCGATCTTGGCGGCAAGGTCGAAGCCGGCGAGCTGACCGTGCGCGAGGAAGCGCGTGGGCTCGAGCTGCCGACCGCGATCTTCGCGCGCTGGAGCCGTTAG